Proteins from a single region of Spirochaetota bacterium:
- a CDS encoding WYL domain-containing protein, translating to MSKFKPQFGRLLFIDKKLRAGLYPNSTSLAREYEVSPRTILRDIDFMRDMLDAPIEYDAERRGFHYTEESYSLPNIAIRESDLFAICIAEKALEQYANTPLYDKLSSVFEKLRSFLPDSVTVRPGWIDNRFTFLSESFTAIDPAIWETVAEGLRASRRVVITHRKAGGEATTRAVSPYHMVNYRGEWYLVGRCSVRESVLRFAMSRIRSAVLTDQAFDIPADFDFRTYLGSHFGIMTEDEDRRVTIEFSPAQAPYVEERTWHSGQTVTRRDDGSILLSFTTNSLFEVKRWVLSWGAGARVIEPESLARQVREEMESALRRYDHQP from the coding sequence ATGTCAAAGTTCAAACCGCAGTTCGGGAGGCTCCTCTTCATCGATAAAAAGCTGAGGGCCGGCCTCTACCCCAACAGCACAAGCCTTGCACGCGAGTACGAGGTGAGCCCGCGCACCATCCTGCGCGACATCGACTTCATGCGCGACATGCTCGACGCGCCCATCGAGTATGACGCCGAGAGGCGGGGCTTCCATTACACGGAGGAGAGCTATTCCCTTCCCAACATCGCCATCAGGGAGAGCGACCTCTTCGCCATCTGCATCGCCGAAAAGGCCCTGGAACAGTACGCCAACACGCCCCTCTATGACAAGCTCTCGTCCGTGTTCGAGAAGCTGCGGTCCTTCCTGCCGGACAGCGTGACCGTGCGGCCCGGGTGGATCGACAACCGGTTCACCTTCCTCTCGGAAAGCTTCACCGCCATCGACCCGGCCATATGGGAAACCGTGGCGGAGGGTCTCCGCGCCTCGCGGCGCGTCGTCATCACCCACCGGAAGGCCGGCGGCGAGGCGACCACGCGCGCCGTGTCCCCCTATCACATGGTCAACTACCGCGGCGAATGGTACCTGGTGGGCCGCTGCAGCGTCAGGGAATCCGTCCTCCGCTTCGCCATGTCCCGCATCAGGAGCGCCGTCCTCACGGACCAGGCCTTCGACATCCCGGCGGACTTCGACTTCCGGACATACCTGGGGTCCCATTTCGGCATCATGACCGAGGACGAGGACCGGAGGGTCACCATTGAATTCTCCCCTGCCCAGGCGCCCTACGTGGAGGAGCGCACCTGGCACAGCGGCCAGACCGTGACCAGGAGGGACGACGGGTCGATCCTGCTTTCCTTCACGACCAATTCGCTCTTCGAGGTGAAGCGCTGGGTCCTTTCCTGGGGCGCCGGCGCCCGCGTGATCGAGCCTGAGTCGCTGGCGCGCCAGGTCCGGGAGGAAATGGAATCCGCCCTGCGCCGCTACGATCATCAGCCGTGA
- a CDS encoding cation:proton antiporter, translated as MGIAEDIIIIIIAGLIAAYAAHRMRLPLLVGYIVAGIIIGPFTGGVTVTNAHQIELLAEIGVGLLLFSIGLELSFKEIQEVRAIALIGTPLQLLITILFGIGIGYWMGLPWTASILLGTVISLSSTMIVIKTLMSRGFMGTLSSRVMIGMLIVQDLVAVPMMVIIPQLNNISGSLPLVGITLLKGVLVLAVVMIAGTRVIPYIMKQIARLNSPELFLLSIAALGLGTGYATYRLGLSFALGAFVTGLVLNRSDYGHKALHDIIPLRDIFGLIFFTSVGMLIDPSYLIGHYGTVLLLGAVIMAGKFVIFALLSRAFGYFNIVPIAVGLGLSQVGEFSFVLARLGLGAGVLTGEIYSLILTTSVVTMVASPLLSMLTTPLYSLKSRFFRKERFRVDNIPREGLRDHVIIAGGGRVGNAISSVLHRLEYRFVILEQDFGRFEASKRSGYPVIYGDACQEPLLAAASAGSARLLIITVPSLMVARGIIGIVTRVNPSLKIVARGNSMEEMEELRALNVHEVVQPEFEAGLEILRQALLHLDIPALSILKYTDDMRRLSYSPAPGEGDAGRLLANLKSASYLLEMEWFTVIPDSPVIGKSIADLKIRTATGATVVGVFRNDRFEPNPEFNFTFMRGDVVAVIGQCENRKRFEELIDPAARRGETCDNHGGMV; from the coding sequence ATGGGAATCGCCGAAGACATCATCATCATAATCATCGCGGGTCTGATCGCGGCCTATGCGGCGCACCGGATGAGGCTCCCCCTCCTCGTTGGATACATTGTCGCCGGCATCATCATCGGCCCCTTCACCGGCGGCGTCACCGTGACCAACGCGCACCAGATCGAGCTCCTGGCGGAGATCGGCGTGGGGCTCCTCCTCTTTTCCATCGGCCTGGAGCTCTCTTTCAAGGAAATACAGGAGGTGCGCGCCATCGCCCTCATCGGCACGCCCCTGCAGCTGCTTATCACGATCCTCTTCGGTATCGGCATCGGCTACTGGATGGGGCTCCCCTGGACGGCGTCGATCCTCCTCGGAACGGTGATCTCCCTTTCCAGCACCATGATCGTCATCAAGACACTCATGAGCCGGGGATTCATGGGGACCCTGTCCAGCAGGGTCATGATCGGAATGCTCATCGTCCAGGACCTGGTGGCGGTGCCGATGATGGTCATCATACCTCAGCTAAACAATATCAGCGGAAGCCTTCCCCTGGTCGGCATCACCCTGCTTAAAGGCGTGCTGGTCCTCGCAGTGGTCATGATCGCCGGCACCCGCGTGATCCCGTACATCATGAAGCAGATTGCCCGGCTCAATTCGCCGGAACTTTTCCTGCTTTCCATCGCGGCCCTGGGCCTCGGCACCGGCTACGCCACCTACCGGCTGGGCCTCTCCTTCGCCCTGGGGGCCTTTGTGACGGGACTGGTCCTGAACAGGTCGGATTACGGCCACAAGGCTCTCCATGACATCATTCCCCTCCGCGATATCTTCGGCCTCATCTTCTTCACCTCCGTGGGAATGCTCATCGACCCATCGTACCTGATCGGCCATTACGGCACGGTCCTTCTCCTCGGCGCCGTCATCATGGCCGGCAAGTTCGTCATCTTCGCGCTCCTGTCGCGGGCCTTCGGCTATTTCAACATCGTGCCGATCGCGGTGGGACTGGGCCTGTCCCAGGTGGGGGAATTCTCCTTCGTGCTGGCGCGCCTGGGCCTCGGCGCCGGTGTACTGACCGGCGAAATATACTCGCTGATCCTCACCACGTCCGTCGTGACCATGGTGGCGTCGCCCCTGCTGTCGATGCTGACCACGCCCCTCTATTCCCTGAAAAGCCGCTTCTTCAGGAAAGAGCGGTTCCGGGTCGATAATATTCCCCGCGAAGGCCTGCGGGACCATGTCATCATCGCCGGCGGCGGCCGCGTCGGCAATGCCATCTCCTCCGTCCTCCACCGCCTGGAGTACCGGTTCGTCATCCTGGAGCAGGACTTCGGCAGGTTCGAGGCGTCGAAGCGGAGCGGCTACCCGGTCATCTACGGCGACGCCTGCCAGGAACCGCTGCTGGCGGCTGCCAGCGCCGGATCGGCGCGCCTTCTCATCATCACCGTGCCGTCCCTCATGGTGGCGCGGGGAATCATCGGCATCGTGACGCGGGTCAATCCGTCGCTGAAGATCGTGGCGCGCGGCAACAGCATGGAAGAGATGGAGGAGCTCCGCGCCCTGAACGTGCACGAGGTGGTGCAGCCGGAATTCGAGGCCGGCCTGGAGATACTGCGGCAGGCCCTGCTCCATCTGGACATCCCGGCCCTCTCGATCCTGAAATACACCGACGACATGCGCCGGCTGAGCTACTCCCCCGCGCCGGGAGAAGGAGACGCCGGCCGGCTGCTGGCGAACCTGAAAAGCGCCTCCTACCTGCTGGAGATGGAATGGTTCACCGTCATCCCCGATAGCCCCGTTATCGGGAAATCAATCGCCGATCTGAAAATACGGACCGCCACCGGCGCCACCGTGGTGGGCGTGTTCAGAAACGACAGATTCGAGCCGAACCCGGAATTCAACTTCACTTTCATGCGGGGCGACGTGGTGGCCGTCATAGGCCAGTGCGAAAACAGGAAGAGATTCGAAGAATTGATAGATCCCGCCGCCCGTCGCGGCGAAACATGCGACAATCACGGAGGTATGGTATGA
- a CDS encoding AMP-binding protein, translating into MIQFTKEQIEQLDKYFYEPRNLVDLFEGTAAKWADRPSLGQKDPKTKEFIFLTYRQLAERINNMRGALKKLGLQKGETVGVILGNSVEWFILENATHGLGGRFIPMYEKELVNKWRYMIKDSEVKFLFVRNQPILDKVKGFTADCPALKEIFLVYGEGDRAMESLEKMGRANPTPPYKPHWSEVAVIIYTSGTTGDPKGVVLTHGNLTHCSQAGYKVYPELNETSVALSILPWAHSYAISGELHNFIQFGGSIGVMESLDTLSQDINAVRPTHLIAVPRVWNKIYNGIQMTMEEAGGLKKKLFDAACAEAKKCRGKRKSLKLTILDKLVFDKVRARFGGRLIGSLTASAVMNLDIALFFQDIGVKIYDCYGLSETSPAITMNAPAWGNRIGSVGKPLMDWLVKIDKSRVGEDSKDGEILVYGPQVMMGYLNKPEQNAAIFTSDTWNGFPGIKTGDLGRFDEDGFLYVTGRYKDEYKLSNGKYVHPESIETDIKLVPHVANAFVYGMGKEYNVGILIPDFATIRKDPHTAQWASLSPAELVNNQDFKDFLIIEVNDQLKKSFASYEIPRKYVITDQDFTLENGMLTQTLKVVRGEVEKNYKGTLDKLYTE; encoded by the coding sequence ATGATTCAATTCACGAAGGAACAGATCGAGCAGCTTGATAAATATTTCTACGAACCGAGGAACCTGGTGGACCTCTTTGAAGGAACCGCCGCGAAATGGGCGGACCGGCCCTCGCTGGGCCAGAAAGATCCGAAAACCAAGGAATTCATATTTCTCACCTACCGTCAGCTGGCGGAGCGGATCAACAACATGAGGGGCGCCCTGAAAAAGCTGGGCCTTCAGAAGGGCGAAACCGTGGGGGTCATTCTCGGCAATTCCGTTGAATGGTTCATTCTTGAAAACGCGACCCACGGCCTGGGGGGCCGCTTCATCCCCATGTACGAGAAGGAGCTGGTGAACAAATGGCGCTACATGATAAAGGACAGCGAGGTCAAGTTCCTGTTCGTGAGAAACCAGCCCATCCTGGACAAGGTCAAGGGCTTTACCGCCGACTGCCCCGCGCTGAAGGAAATTTTCCTTGTGTACGGCGAGGGCGACAGGGCCATGGAGTCCCTGGAAAAAATGGGCAGGGCCAATCCGACCCCGCCCTACAAGCCCCACTGGAGCGAGGTCGCCGTCATCATCTATACGTCCGGCACCACCGGCGACCCCAAGGGCGTGGTGCTCACCCACGGGAACCTGACACACTGCTCCCAGGCCGGGTATAAAGTCTATCCGGAGCTGAACGAGACGTCGGTGGCCCTTTCGATACTCCCCTGGGCCCACTCCTACGCCATCAGCGGCGAGCTGCATAATTTCATCCAGTTCGGCGGCTCCATAGGCGTCATGGAGTCCCTGGACACCCTGTCACAGGACATCAACGCGGTGCGGCCGACGCACCTGATAGCTGTGCCCAGGGTGTGGAACAAGATCTACAACGGGATACAGATGACCATGGAGGAGGCGGGGGGCCTCAAGAAGAAGCTCTTCGACGCGGCCTGCGCCGAGGCAAAAAAATGCCGCGGCAAGCGGAAGAGCCTGAAGCTCACCATCCTCGACAAGCTGGTCTTCGACAAGGTCCGCGCCCGCTTCGGCGGCAGGCTCATCGGCTCCCTGACGGCGAGCGCGGTCATGAACCTGGACATCGCCCTCTTCTTCCAGGACATCGGCGTGAAGATATACGACTGCTACGGCCTCTCGGAGACCTCTCCGGCCATCACCATGAACGCTCCCGCGTGGGGCAACAGGATCGGCAGCGTGGGCAAGCCCCTCATGGACTGGCTGGTGAAGATCGACAAGTCCCGCGTCGGCGAAGACTCGAAAGACGGGGAGATCCTCGTCTACGGTCCCCAGGTGATGATGGGGTACCTCAACAAGCCGGAGCAGAACGCGGCCATCTTCACTTCGGACACGTGGAACGGCTTCCCCGGCATCAAGACCGGCGACCTGGGCCGCTTCGACGAGGACGGCTTCCTCTACGTGACGGGACGGTACAAGGACGAGTACAAGCTCTCCAACGGTAAGTATGTGCACCCCGAATCGATCGAGACGGACATCAAGCTGGTGCCCCACGTGGCCAATGCCTTTGTGTACGGCATGGGCAAAGAATACAACGTCGGCATTCTCATTCCCGATTTCGCGACCATTCGCAAGGATCCCCACACCGCGCAATGGGCCTCTCTGAGCCCGGCGGAGCTGGTGAACAACCAGGATTTCAAGGACTTCCTGATCATCGAGGTGAACGATCAATTGAAGAAGAGCTTTGCCAGTTACGAGATTCCGAGAAAATACGTCATAACCGACCAGGATTTCACCCTGGAGAACGGCATGCTTACGCAGACCCTCAAGGTCGTCCGCGGCGAAGTTGAAAAAAATTACAAGGGCACGCTGGACAAGCTGTATACCGAGTAG
- a CDS encoding SpoIIE family protein phosphatase gives MTKLAPPILCFIIMALQAPAFALKPLGIDGPLSGISMGRHIEYYEDRTKNFTIGDLTAPGNRIQWTASDRTAQGFGYSRSAYWIRFTVRNGAGHDITWLLQQRYPLIHHLSLYMPAGPARQGYRETRTGTLAAFAVRPLRHRTFVFPITTPANSVETYYMRYESEGAVNVTLHAFSRDEFQRKCENESIFIWILVGIFLIMIVYNFILLISFRDMGYLYYALYIASFLALFMSLEGIAYQYLWPDAIWWGTYNRPIFVGMTLGSLGLFMRRFADTKNSFLYIDRVFKAFIATAALAAAVSPLIGFRLSMSGMALLTALYAAFSLGAGIYLSIRGSRQGQFILASFCLLMVGAFLYALKSFGFLPDTPVTNYSVEFGAVIQITILSLGLADRINSMRKEMEGLTRTMDDKVNERTEELLSLNDEMAAMNQALINARDEIWGEMELAKKIQTVLLPVNPVVRGYEISTYMKPAQEVGGDYFDIINIRESDWIVIGDVSGHGVPAGLIMMMVQTAIHSVLELRPDASPSELLVHLNNVISENIRKVGGDKYMTITVMACIRDGRFFYSGLHQDIMIYRLQSRSVEICETDGMWLGIYSNIQGMVSDSTLTLGVGDTLLLFTDGITEAMKADSPAGPSPSESNMFGQDRLREIFLRLGDRATGEIKAGILKELSSYTTYDDVTMMILKRRE, from the coding sequence ATGACCAAGCTCGCACCGCCAATTCTCTGCTTTATCATCATGGCGCTCCAGGCTCCGGCTTTCGCGCTGAAGCCCCTCGGCATCGATGGTCCCCTTTCGGGAATATCGATGGGTAGGCATATTGAATACTACGAGGACAGGACGAAAAATTTCACCATAGGCGACCTCACGGCACCGGGAAACAGGATACAATGGACCGCGTCAGACAGGACAGCCCAGGGCTTCGGATATTCCCGGAGCGCCTACTGGATCCGTTTCACCGTGAGGAACGGGGCAGGCCATGATATTACCTGGCTCCTTCAGCAGCGGTATCCCCTGATCCACCACCTCAGCCTCTATATGCCGGCCGGACCGGCGCGGCAGGGATACCGGGAAACCAGGACAGGCACTCTCGCCGCCTTTGCCGTCAGGCCCCTCCGGCACCGGACCTTCGTGTTCCCCATTACAACGCCGGCCAATTCCGTTGAAACCTATTACATGAGATATGAAAGCGAAGGGGCGGTGAACGTCACCCTCCATGCCTTTTCCCGGGATGAGTTCCAGAGGAAGTGCGAGAACGAATCGATATTCATATGGATACTGGTCGGCATCTTCCTGATCATGATCGTGTATAACTTCATACTCCTTATCTCGTTCAGGGACATGGGCTATCTCTACTACGCGCTCTATATCGCGTCGTTCCTGGCCCTGTTCATGTCCCTCGAAGGGATCGCCTATCAATACCTGTGGCCGGACGCGATATGGTGGGGCACCTATAACAGGCCCATATTCGTCGGCATGACCCTCGGCAGCTTGGGTCTTTTCATGCGCCGTTTCGCCGACACGAAAAATTCTTTTCTATATATCGATCGTGTTTTCAAGGCATTCATCGCGACGGCGGCTCTGGCCGCGGCGGTATCGCCTCTTATCGGCTTCCGCCTGAGCATGTCCGGCATGGCCTTGCTTACCGCCCTGTACGCGGCCTTTTCCCTCGGGGCAGGCATCTACCTGTCGATACGAGGGTCGCGCCAGGGACAGTTCATCCTCGCGTCGTTCTGCCTCCTCATGGTCGGGGCCTTTCTCTACGCGCTCAAATCCTTCGGGTTTCTGCCGGACACTCCCGTCACCAACTACAGCGTCGAGTTCGGCGCGGTCATCCAGATCACCATACTCTCCCTGGGACTCGCCGACCGGATCAACTCCATGAGGAAGGAAATGGAGGGGCTCACGCGGACCATGGACGACAAGGTGAACGAGCGGACCGAGGAGCTCCTCTCCCTCAACGACGAGATGGCGGCCATGAACCAGGCCCTCATCAACGCCCGCGACGAGATATGGGGCGAGATGGAGCTCGCGAAAAAGATCCAGACCGTCCTGCTCCCGGTCAATCCTGTTGTCCGGGGCTACGAGATCTCCACCTACATGAAACCCGCCCAGGAAGTCGGCGGCGATTATTTTGACATCATAAACATCAGGGAGAGCGACTGGATCGTGATCGGCGACGTGTCCGGCCACGGTGTGCCGGCCGGCCTGATCATGATGATGGTCCAGACCGCCATTCACTCCGTCCTCGAGCTGCGGCCAGACGCGAGCCCCTCGGAGCTCCTGGTGCATTTGAACAACGTCATCTCGGAGAACATACGGAAGGTCGGCGGCGACAAGTACATGACCATAACCGTCATGGCCTGCATCAGGGACGGCAGGTTCTTCTACTCGGGCCTTCACCAGGACATCATGATTTACCGGCTGCAGAGCCGCTCCGTTGAGATCTGCGAAACGGACGGGATGTGGCTTGGCATTTACAGCAACATCCAGGGCATGGTGTCCGACAGCACCCTGACCCTCGGCGTGGGCGACACTCTCCTCCTGTTTACCGACGGCATCACGGAGGCGATGAAGGCCGACAGTCCGGCCGGCCCGTCGCCATCGGAAAGCAACATGTTCGGCCAGGACAGGCTCCGGGAGATATTCTTGCGGCTCGGAGACCGCGCCACCGGGGAGATCAAGGCCGGCATTCTGAAGGAATTATCATCCTATACCACCTACGACGACGTTACCATGATGATTCTCAAGCGAAGGGAATAG
- a CDS encoding AMP-binding protein: protein MIKYTQEQIKQLDQYYPAPNNLVDLFEQGAAKFAGRNAIGQKDPVTKEYRWTTFAGLAERIKNVRGALNRLGLAKGESVGVILSNSVEWFVLENATHGLGACFVPMYEKELVNTWRYIIRDSSLKFLFVRDRAIYDMVKGFKDEIPTLKEIFLVYGDGDSSLAALEAMGAKNPVPSYKPHWSEIAELIYTSGTTGDPKGVLLSHGNLTACTKSGVYVFPELNENTVLLNILPWAHSYALSAELHAVMVFGCCVGIMESVDTLGQDFLAIRPTYIVAVPRIFNKIYNGIQLTMEEAGGLKKKLFDAACAEAKKRRNRRKSLKLIILNKLVFDKIRARFGGRLAGAMTASALMNPGIAEFFRDISIPTYDCYGLTETAPAITMNSMRLGNRYGTVGKVVPNMHVKIDRSRTGENNRDGEIVAYGAHIMMGYHNKPEQTAAIMVEDTWNGFPGIRTGDMGCFDDDGFLVITGRFKDEYKLANGKYVHPESIETDMKLIPLIANAFVYGDGKEFNVSIVVPDFQVIKKDQRTAKWAQMSPKDIIADSDFQAFMTGEISNHLRKTFGGYEIPKKTLFIEEDFTRENGMLTQTLKLIRREVLKKYGDELSKLYS, encoded by the coding sequence ATGATCAAGTACACGCAGGAACAGATCAAGCAGCTGGATCAGTATTATCCGGCGCCGAACAACCTGGTCGACCTCTTCGAGCAGGGAGCGGCAAAATTCGCCGGAAGGAACGCCATCGGCCAGAAAGACCCCGTCACAAAAGAATACCGGTGGACGACCTTTGCCGGGCTGGCGGAGCGGATCAAGAACGTCAGGGGCGCCCTGAACAGGCTGGGCCTGGCGAAAGGGGAATCCGTCGGCGTCATCCTGAGCAATTCGGTGGAATGGTTCGTCCTTGAGAACGCGACCCACGGCCTGGGAGCCTGCTTTGTCCCCATGTACGAAAAGGAGCTTGTCAACACCTGGAGGTACATCATCAGGGACAGCTCCCTGAAATTTCTCTTCGTCCGGGACAGGGCCATCTATGACATGGTGAAGGGATTCAAGGACGAGATCCCCACCCTGAAGGAGATATTCCTTGTCTACGGCGACGGCGACTCGTCGCTGGCCGCGCTGGAAGCGATGGGCGCGAAAAACCCGGTGCCGTCTTACAAGCCCCACTGGTCGGAGATCGCCGAGCTCATCTACACCTCCGGCACCACCGGCGATCCCAAGGGAGTGCTCCTCTCCCACGGCAACCTGACCGCCTGCACGAAATCGGGCGTGTATGTGTTCCCCGAGCTGAATGAAAACACGGTGCTCCTCAACATCCTCCCCTGGGCCCACTCCTACGCCCTCTCCGCCGAGCTCCATGCCGTCATGGTTTTCGGCTGCTGTGTCGGAATCATGGAATCGGTCGACACCCTGGGCCAGGATTTTCTCGCCATACGGCCGACCTATATCGTCGCCGTCCCGAGGATCTTCAACAAGATCTACAACGGCATACAGCTCACCATGGAAGAGGCGGGGGGCCTCAAGAAAAAGCTCTTCGACGCGGCCTGCGCCGAGGCCAAAAAGCGCCGGAACAGGAGGAAAAGCCTGAAGCTCATCATCCTGAACAAGCTCGTCTTCGACAAGATCCGCGCCCGCTTCGGCGGCAGGCTCGCCGGCGCCATGACCGCCAGCGCCCTCATGAACCCCGGCATAGCGGAGTTCTTCAGGGACATAAGCATCCCCACCTACGACTGCTACGGCCTCACGGAAACAGCCCCGGCCATCACCATGAACTCCATGCGCCTGGGCAACAGGTACGGCACCGTCGGCAAGGTCGTGCCCAACATGCACGTGAAGATCGACAGGTCGCGCACCGGCGAGAACAACCGCGACGGAGAGATCGTGGCCTACGGCGCCCACATCATGATGGGGTACCACAACAAGCCGGAGCAGACGGCGGCGATCATGGTGGAGGACACCTGGAACGGCTTCCCCGGGATCCGCACCGGCGACATGGGGTGCTTTGACGACGACGGGTTCCTCGTCATCACCGGAAGGTTCAAGGACGAATACAAGCTCGCCAACGGCAAGTACGTCCATCCCGAATCGATCGAGACCGACATGAAGCTCATCCCCCTCATAGCCAACGCCTTCGTGTACGGGGATGGAAAGGAGTTCAACGTCAGCATCGTGGTGCCGGACTTCCAGGTCATAAAAAAGGACCAGCGCACGGCGAAATGGGCCCAGATGAGCCCGAAAGATATCATCGCGGACAGTGATTTCCAGGCCTTCATGACCGGCGAGATAAGCAACCATCTCCGGAAAACCTTCGGCGGCTACGAGATACCCAAGAAAACCCTTTTCATCGAAGAGGACTTTACCAGGGAGAACGGCATGCTCACCCAGACCCTAAAGCTTATACGCCGCGAGGTGCTGAAAAAATATGGCGATGAGCTGTCGAAGCTCTACAGCTGA